ACGGCGACCGCTACCTGCTGTGGGATGCCGGGCTGACAGCAGATCTCGTCGGGACCACGATGACGGAAGGCCCCTTCACGGTTTCGATGGAGCGCTCGATCGTCGACCAGCTTGGCGATATAGGCGTTGCCCCGGAACGGGTCACCTTTGTGGGCGTCAGCCACTACCATTTCGACCACACCAGCCAGCTCACCGCCTTTCCCAGCTCGACATTGCTGATCGGGGCGGCCGATTGGGATATCGTAAAGTCGACCGCGGAGCCTAACCCGCTGATCGATCCGCGGCCATTTGCGCCGTGGCTGAGTGAAACTCCATCGCCTGTAACCGCGATACCGCACGATCATGATGTTTTCGGCGACGGTTCGGTGATCATAAAGGCCATGCCTGGTCACACGCCTGGTCACACCAGCCTGCTGGTGCGCTTGCCGCAAAAGGGTGACGTCCTGTTGACTGGCGATCTCTACCATTTCGAGGAGCAGGTCACCAATCGCGGCGTCCCGACATTCAATACCAATCGCGCCGATACGCTGGCATCGTTCGAACGCTTCAACGCCATTGCCAAATCGCTCGATGCTACGGTGGTGATCCAGCACGATGCGCGCCATCTGAATCGCCTCCCCGCCTTTCCGGAGTCGGCGAAATAATGGACAAGGTTTCCACCATTGAAGGCCGCGCCTACCCTTTCGGCGCGAAGAATGTCGATACCGACGTCATCATTCCTGCCGAGTGGCTCAAGACGATCAGCCGCGAGGGGCTGGGCCAGGGAGCGTTCGAAACCATTCGTGCTCAGGAAGGCAACATCTTCGACGATCCAGAATACTCAAGCGCACCCATCCTGATCGCCGGCGACAATTTCGGCTGCGGTTCGAGCCGCGAGCATGCCGCCTGGGCCTTGCTCGATCTCGGTATCAGGGCCGTGATTGCGCCAAGTTTTTCGGACATTTTTTCGGGCAACGCCTTCAAAAACGGTATCCTGACGGTCGAACTGCCACAGGATCAGATCGATCGGTTGATGGAAGTCGCGGAAACCGAGCAGATCCACGTCGATCTGGAAGCCCAGACCGTCACGACCCCTTTCCAGGATCGCTTCGCCTTCGAGATAGACCCGTTTCGCAAGCATTGCCTGCTGAACGGGCTCGACGAAGTCGGCCTGACGCTGGAGCGCGACGACGCCATCGCAGGATATGAAAAGAGGCTCGGCGCGACGCTGCCGTGGCTTACCAAGGGAACGGAGATTGCAGTATGAAGGCACTTCGCACGCACGAAGTCGGTGGACCGGACACACTTACGCTTGATGAAGTCGGTGTGCCCACTCCCGGCAAGGGCGAGGTGCTGGTCGATGTGAAGGCCTGCGCAATCAACTATCCCGACACGCTGATGATCCGCGACCTGTACCAGTTCAAGCCGCAGCGGCCCTACGCGCCAGGCGGCGAGATCGCCGGGGTGATCGAGGCCATCGGCGAAGGAGTCGAAGGCTTTGCGGTGGGTGACAAGGTCATGGCCGGAATCGGCAATGGTGGCCTGGCGGAAAAGGTAGTCGTGCCGGCAGGGCGCATGTTCCCGGTGCCCGATGGTGTCTCGTTCGAGAAGGCCGCCTCGCTCCTGATGACCTATGGCACCACGATCCACGGGCTAAAGGACCGCGGCCACATCAAGGAAGGCGACACCGTCCTGGTACTAGGCGCCGCGGGCGGCGTCGGGCTTTCTGCAGTCGAACTCGCCAA
This region of Altererythrobacter sp. CAU 1644 genomic DNA includes:
- a CDS encoding N-acyl homoserine lactonase family protein; the encoded protein is MRKLIAVAAVLAGSVLAPQALAQDTPDLEMWRLDCGELTTSDLGAFSDAHLYDGKSFELIVSCYLIRNGDRYLLWDAGLTADLVGTTMTEGPFTVSMERSIVDQLGDIGVAPERVTFVGVSHYHFDHTSQLTAFPSSTLLIGAADWDIVKSTAEPNPLIDPRPFAPWLSETPSPVTAIPHDHDVFGDGSVIIKAMPGHTPGHTSLLVRLPQKGDVLLTGDLYHFEEQVTNRGVPTFNTNRADTLASFERFNAIAKSLDATVVIQHDARHLNRLPAFPESAK
- the leuD gene encoding 3-isopropylmalate dehydratase small subunit — its product is MDKVSTIEGRAYPFGAKNVDTDVIIPAEWLKTISREGLGQGAFETIRAQEGNIFDDPEYSSAPILIAGDNFGCGSSREHAAWALLDLGIRAVIAPSFSDIFSGNAFKNGILTVELPQDQIDRLMEVAETEQIHVDLEAQTVTTPFQDRFAFEIDPFRKHCLLNGLDEVGLTLERDDAIAGYEKRLGATLPWLTKGTEIAV